The region ATGACAAAGCCACCTAAGAAGAGTAAAATGGTCTCAGAAAAATAACAAGATAGGAAAGTAATCGTTTTTGGGGCACCTGGTCCCCAAGCGGGAAGTAACCAGACCAATTCTAAAAATAAAACTAAAAAACCCGTGACATAGAGAGGAAAAAGTTCTGTCACCCAAAGGAAAGAAACAAGTAATGCAATGGCCAAATTGATCTCTTGTGGCCGAGTGAGACCGAGCCAGAGTTGATACCAGCCAAAGAGGGCCGGGATCACGGTTAGACTTGAAAATACAATACCAGCTCGAATCATTGTGACTTGACGATTTACACTCTCCTGATACTTTTTCGATAGACTCGAATCGTTTCAAGCAAACAAATAAAGTGAGATTTCCCCTCGATTCGTATTGTTAATTTTTTATGCAAATAGCCTATAACGACTTAAAACAAGCAGTTCTGGGAAGCGGCCCCATGGGTATCATCATCGCTTCCGTACTGGCACAGAAGTTCGACCCCATCACTCTCTGGATTCCTGACAAAGAATTGGTAGAGGTTCTAAAGAAACGCCGCCAAACAGAAATTATGGGAAAGACCATTGACCTTCCTGATCATATCGACATAGTCTCCAGTTTGGATGCTTTTGGACGAGATGATTGGGTTTTCCATGTGGCAGTTCCTTCCAGATCTTTTTTGGACAGTGTCCACGCCCTTTTGGAAGTTTTAGAACCCACCAATAGTTATGTTTTTTCTTTTTTAACAAAAGGAATTCTGGATTCTAAAAACAGAAAAAAAACAGGATTCATTACTTATTCGCAATACTTACAAAATTATTTAAAAGAAAGAATTTTTTCAAACGCATCTGTTGCAGTTGTCAATGGCCCTTCCCTTCTCGGGGAAATCTTAGATGAGAAATTTAGTTTTTTTAATATTGGATCTTATGAAAAAGAGACTTCTGAGTATCTAGCTGATGTTCTCTCTTCAAATTTTATCAATACATCTGTTACCGATGATGTTGTAGGAATGGAAATTGTAGGAGTTGCCAAAAACCCAATGGCCATTGCCAGTGGGATTGTTTCTCTTCTTCCGAGATATGGATCCAACTTACTGGGTGAAATTTTATCCGTAGGATTTCAAGAAGTAAGAGACCTTGCCATGCGTTATGGTGCAAGACCCGATACAGTGATGGGAAGATCAGGCCTTGCCGATTTTATCACAACGGCAACCAGTAACAAAAGTAGAAACAGAGGATTTGGACAAAAAATTGTCGGAGAACTTTTGTCAGGTGGAGAGAAACTAAGTATTAAAGATCGAATCGAAATATTTTTTGCACCAAGATCTTTTATCGAAAGAGAATCTACCAAATGGCATGATAACGTAGAAGGAACTTATGCACTCAGCATTCTCATTGAACTTGCCAATGAAATTCGCCTGCCATTTACCTTACACAGAACTTTATTCGATGTTCTTACTAGAAAACAACCACCAGATTCACTGATTGATTTGATTTGTGGTAAAAAAACAGAATCAAAAAACATTCCTCTCGTGGTTCAAAAGAAGGTAGGACTCAACTTAACATCAGGAATTGATTTTCAAAACCTACTTGTGGATCGAATTTTAAAACACATTAGCAATGTTCCAGGCACCGTGACTCGTGTTAAAAAACAATCTTCTGCCGTGATTGAATCCACGCAAAAAAGACTCACCAAAGCCACTCGTAAAAAACAAAAGTTGGATGAGGTTAAATTTGCATCAGAACTTGAAATATGGCAACGATTCCAAAATTGCCAAAAAGACGAAGAGAACACTCTTGTTAAAGAACTCGTTCGATTTTATGTAACAGAAATTGCGGACAACTATAGCCCGACAGTTCGCGAATCTGTTCTACGGTTTGTAGCTCCCATTCGACTTTTCTCTGGTGGTTTTTTGAAAGGATCTATGATTCCTCATGTTGGCGGGAAAACAGAAGTAGTGAAGGCATTGTCTTCTAAATACAATTTATTGTATGCCCCCACTCATAGATCTCACTTAGATTCTGTGGAAGTTGCTTATTCCTTATTTCACTTAGGACTACCTGTTCCTCGTTATGCGGCAGGTATCAACTTAATGTCCAATCCTTTTTGGGAATGGATGTTAAAGTCACTCGGTGCCTACGCAGTGGATCGCGAAAGAACCAGAAACAGTTTGTATTTGGAATGCCTCACTCTTTATTCACAAGTGATGTTAGAACAAGGGATTCCTTCTCTTGTTTATCCAGAAGGAACTCGTTCTCGCACAGGCGGAATTGTTCCTGTCAAAACGGGACTTTTAACAACGGCAGTGAATGCATTCCGAAGTTCAGGAACAGAGATAGTAATTGTTCCCATCTCTGTATCATATGAAACCGTTCCAGAAGATAACCAGTTTTGTAATATGCCAGAAGAATTGGGAATGGCAGGATTTCTTGCAAAACGTTCCAATGTGTATGTAGAGTTTTGTGATCCCATTCCTATCTCTGAATATGCGCATACGGAAGATCCGACTTTGGAACTCAGTTACCGCATCACCAAAGGTTGGAAACAGTATCATAAAATTTTACCAAACCAAATTGTGGCAAAAATTTTAGCGGAGAACGATTTCTCCGTCGAAGTTTCACAGAGTACAATGTTAGTTGAAGATTTTATTTCCCGCCATGATGGAAATTATCTTACTAAAGATCCGGAAGAAGTTTGGGAAAAAGGAAAAAGGATTTTGGAAAAACGAAAGATGATTGAAGAATCCAATCGAGTGGTTCATTCCAAAAACGATGCTTTACTTCTATATTACGCAAGTATGATTCCAGAAGACGAAGATAAAAAATACTAAGATCATTGGATAAAAAAAAAGAAACAGGGACCTTTATTTCTTATTTTTATCCTTATCCATTCTGAACGGGGAGCCTTCCCCGTTTGCGGATATAAACTGTTTTTTCCAGAATCGCAATCACCTCACCCGCTTCGTTTTTGACATCAGTGGTGAATAAATAATCCCCTTTTTTCTTAACATCGATTTCGTCTTTGATCCTTTGGATTTCGGAATCAGGAATGCGAAACTCGGCAATCACCTTGCCCATCCCCGGTTTTACAAAGATCATATTGCCGGCTTTATCCCAAACAATATAATCGGATCCCAATCTTTCCAAAAGGATCAACATAAAAAATGGATCACACATAGAATACAAAGAACCACCAAAATGAACACCCACATAATTCTTGTTATAGAATCTTAAATTCATTTCGGATCGAAAGTAAGAAAAATCAGGAGCAATTTCTTTGATACGAATCCCAGCCCCAACATAAGGAGGATAAAAATTATATAACCAAATTTTGAATCTTTTTTTCCAAGATGTAGTTTTTTTCAAAGGTTTGGTTCCTTTATTTTTTGTTTCGAATTGATTAAATACACTGCGAGGATGGCTAAGGAACCTCCAATGATTACAGGAATTTGTATCACTTCATTCAAAATCAAATAACTACTCAAATAGGCAGAAAGAGGAACAATGAAGATAAAACTACTGGCAATCTCGGATCCAAGTCGAGTTGCTGCATAAAAATAAACGGTAGTTCCAAAGGTTGTCGAAATGACTGTTAAGTAAAAGATGGAAGCCCAAAAGGAAAATCCTTCGTCCCATACCTTCCAAAAACTTGGATCATTAAAACAAAATAAAAGTTCTATGATAGATCCAACAGCATAAACATAAAAACTATAAGTCACAGGAGACATAGATTTTCCTGTGGATTGGCTGTTAAGAGATAGGATGGCCCAAACAAAAGAACATAACAAAAAAAACAAATTCCCAGATAACAATAAATAATCGATACTGATCTTCCATACTTGTAAAATCACAAGCCCACCGATAAACCCGAAAAACAATCCCATCACTTGGCGTTTGGAAATTCGTTTCTTTTGTACGAGGACAACTATAAAAAAAGTAACAATGGGATTGAGGGTGGTGACAAGAACTCCACCAGCCCCGGGGAGTCCATTTTTTAATCCCATAAAAAAGAACTGATTGTAAAAAGTATAAATGATTCCACCAACAAGAACATTCCAGTAGTCCTTTCCTGTTTTGAGTAAAAAGGGAATTTTCATCACAACAAGGAGAGGGATCACAGAAAGAAAAGTAGCTAAAAATCGCCAAAACACCAAAACAGAAACAGGAACTGTGCCTGCGATCATTTTACCGATGGGCCAAGAGATTCCCCAAGAGACCATTGCAAGGATTAGTAAGAGTAAAAATTTTAGGTTCAAATATAGTTTCCTTTCAACAAAAAGTTGAGAACGTATGTGGTGCCAAAAGATATAGGAATTCCAATTCCCAACATAAGGCTTGCTAAATGGGGAGAAATATTTTTTTCAATTGTGATGACTGTGGAAGTGACCATAGGAGCCAT is a window of Leptospira kanakyensis DNA encoding:
- a CDS encoding 1-acyl-sn-glycerol-3-phosphate acyltransferase, with protein sequence MQIAYNDLKQAVLGSGPMGIIIASVLAQKFDPITLWIPDKELVEVLKKRRQTEIMGKTIDLPDHIDIVSSLDAFGRDDWVFHVAVPSRSFLDSVHALLEVLEPTNSYVFSFLTKGILDSKNRKKTGFITYSQYLQNYLKERIFSNASVAVVNGPSLLGEILDEKFSFFNIGSYEKETSEYLADVLSSNFINTSVTDDVVGMEIVGVAKNPMAIASGIVSLLPRYGSNLLGEILSVGFQEVRDLAMRYGARPDTVMGRSGLADFITTATSNKSRNRGFGQKIVGELLSGGEKLSIKDRIEIFFAPRSFIERESTKWHDNVEGTYALSILIELANEIRLPFTLHRTLFDVLTRKQPPDSLIDLICGKKTESKNIPLVVQKKVGLNLTSGIDFQNLLVDRILKHISNVPGTVTRVKKQSSAVIESTQKRLTKATRKKQKLDEVKFASELEIWQRFQNCQKDEENTLVKELVRFYVTEIADNYSPTVRESVLRFVAPIRLFSGGFLKGSMIPHVGGKTEVVKALSSKYNLLYAPTHRSHLDSVEVAYSLFHLGLPVPRYAAGINLMSNPFWEWMLKSLGAYAVDRERTRNSLYLECLTLYSQVMLEQGIPSLVYPEGTRSRTGGIVPVKTGLLTTAVNAFRSSGTEIVIVPISVSYETVPEDNQFCNMPEELGMAGFLAKRSNVYVEFCDPIPISEYAHTEDPTLELSYRITKGWKQYHKILPNQIVAKILAENDFSVEVSQSTMLVEDFISRHDGNYLTKDPEEVWEKGKRILEKRKMIEESNRVVHSKNDALLLYYASMIPEDEDKKY
- a CDS encoding DUF4442 domain-containing protein produces the protein MKKTTSWKKRFKIWLYNFYPPYVGAGIRIKEIAPDFSYFRSEMNLRFYNKNYVGVHFGGSLYSMCDPFFMLILLERLGSDYIVWDKAGNMIFVKPGMGKVIAEFRIPDSEIQRIKDEIDVKKKGDYLFTTDVKNEAGEVIAILEKTVYIRKRGRLPVQNG
- a CDS encoding DMT family transporter, yielding MNLKFLLLLILAMVSWGISWPIGKMIAGTVPVSVLVFWRFLATFLSVIPLLVVMKIPFLLKTGKDYWNVLVGGIIYTFYNQFFFMGLKNGLPGAGGVLVTTLNPIVTFFIVVLVQKKRISKRQVMGLFFGFIGGLVILQVWKISIDYLLLSGNLFFLLCSFVWAILSLNSQSTGKSMSPVTYSFYVYAVGSIIELLFCFNDPSFWKVWDEGFSFWASIFYLTVISTTFGTTVYFYAATRLGSEIASSFIFIVPLSAYLSSYLILNEVIQIPVIIGGSLAILAVYLINSKQKIKEPNL